One segment of Gemmatimonadaceae bacterium DNA contains the following:
- a CDS encoding M3 family metallopeptidase — protein MLSRIPPHRAAALVALGIALACAPVVTTTTQATPPPDAGAPAPASPLLQEWTGPYGGIPPFDRITVADFKPALETAMAEELAEVERIATDPAPPTFENTLAALERTGRKLDRVTTSYGIWSSTMNTDEFRPIEREMAPKLAAHSDRITQNAALFRRIDAVYISPEKASLTPEQQRLAWLYHTSFVRAGARLDDAAKSRLSVINQRLAALYTSFSQNVLADEGQTLLLTSESELVGLPRSLRDAAAAAATAKGQTGWLISNTRSSVDPFLTYADNRELRERVWRMFVDRGDNPGAHNNNAIISEILALRAERAKLLGYATHAHWRLENTMAKTPERAVELLEAVWRPAVARVAEEVRDMQALARAEGQNITIEPWDYRYYAERVRKQRYDLDQNEVKPYLQLERLREGMFWVAGELFGFDFTPVTVPVYHPDVRVWEVKDRATGRHVGLWYFDPYARDGKRSGAWMNSYRRQERFDADVTTIVSNNSNFVEGAPGEAVLISWDDATTLFHEFGHALHGLSSSVNYPSLSGTAVPRDYVEFPSQLLEHWLSTPEVLQRFALHYRTGEPIPQTLVDRIERASKFNQGFATTEYLGSAIVDMRMHLAGDRPIDADAFERETLAELGMPREIVMRHRTPHFLHVFAGDGYSAGYYSYLWSDVLTADAYQAFVEAGGLYDPAVAARLRQHIFSIGNTMDPADAYRAFRGRDPRIEALMAKRGFSTITP, from the coding sequence ATGCTCTCCCGGATCCCGCCACACCGCGCTGCCGCGCTCGTCGCGCTCGGCATCGCTCTCGCCTGCGCGCCTGTCGTGACGACGACCACGCAAGCTACTCCTCCGCCGGATGCAGGCGCGCCGGCGCCGGCAAGCCCGCTCCTCCAGGAGTGGACCGGACCGTACGGCGGAATTCCGCCGTTCGACCGGATCACCGTCGCCGACTTCAAGCCGGCTCTCGAGACCGCGATGGCCGAGGAGCTGGCCGAGGTCGAGCGCATAGCGACCGATCCCGCGCCGCCGACGTTCGAGAACACGCTCGCGGCGCTGGAGCGGACCGGCCGCAAGCTCGACCGGGTGACGACCTCCTACGGCATCTGGAGCTCGACGATGAACACCGACGAGTTCCGGCCGATCGAGCGGGAGATGGCGCCCAAGCTGGCAGCGCACTCGGACCGCATCACGCAGAACGCGGCGCTATTCCGCCGCATCGACGCGGTGTACATCTCGCCGGAGAAGGCGTCGCTCACGCCGGAGCAGCAGCGGCTGGCGTGGCTGTACCACACCAGCTTCGTGCGCGCCGGCGCGCGGCTCGACGACGCGGCGAAAAGCCGGCTGTCGGTGATCAACCAGCGGCTAGCGGCGCTGTACACGTCGTTCAGTCAGAACGTGCTGGCGGACGAGGGCCAGACGCTGCTGCTGACGAGCGAATCGGAGCTGGTGGGGCTGCCGCGGTCGCTGCGGGACGCCGCCGCGGCGGCGGCCACGGCAAAGGGTCAGACGGGCTGGCTGATCAGCAACACCCGCTCTTCGGTGGATCCATTCCTGACGTACGCCGACAACCGAGAGCTGCGCGAGCGGGTATGGCGGATGTTCGTCGATCGCGGCGACAACCCGGGCGCGCACAACAACAACGCCATCATCTCGGAGATACTCGCGCTGCGGGCCGAGCGGGCGAAGCTGCTGGGGTACGCGACGCACGCGCACTGGCGCCTCGAGAACACCATGGCGAAGACGCCCGAGCGGGCGGTCGAGCTGCTCGAGGCCGTCTGGCGTCCCGCGGTCGCGCGCGTCGCCGAGGAAGTGCGCGACATGCAGGCGCTCGCGCGCGCCGAAGGACAGAACATCACCATCGAGCCGTGGGACTACCGGTATTACGCGGAGAGGGTCCGGAAGCAGCGCTACGATCTGGATCAGAACGAGGTCAAGCCGTACCTCCAGCTCGAGCGCCTGCGCGAAGGAATGTTCTGGGTGGCCGGCGAGCTGTTCGGGTTCGACTTCACGCCCGTGACGGTGCCCGTGTACCACCCCGACGTGCGAGTGTGGGAGGTCAAGGACCGGGCCACCGGGCGGCACGTGGGGCTCTGGTACTTCGACCCCTACGCGCGCGACGGCAAGCGCTCGGGCGCGTGGATGAACTCGTACCGGAGGCAGGAGCGGTTCGACGCCGACGTCACGACGATCGTGTCGAACAACTCGAACTTCGTGGAGGGGGCGCCCGGCGAGGCCGTGCTGATCTCGTGGGACGACGCGACCACCCTGTTTCACGAGTTCGGGCACGCGCTGCACGGGCTGTCGTCGAGCGTGAACTACCCGTCGCTGTCCGGCACGGCGGTGCCGCGCGATTACGTGGAGTTCCCCTCGCAGCTGTTGGAGCACTGGCTGTCCACGCCGGAAGTGCTGCAGCGGTTCGCGCTGCACTACCGGACGGGCGAGCCGATCCCGCAAACGCTCGTGGACCGGATCGAGCGGGCGTCGAAGTTCAACCAGGGCTTCGCCACGACGGAATACCTCGGCAGCGCGATCGTGGACATGCGCATGCATCTGGCCGGTGACCGGCCGATAGACGCCGACGCGTTCGAGCGCGAGACGCTCGCCGAGCTGGGGATGCCGCGGGAGATCGTCATGCGGCACCGGACGCCGCACTTCCTGCACGTCTTCGCCGGTGACGGCTACTCCGCGGGTTACTACAGCTATCTGTGGTCCGACGTGCTGACGGCGGACGCGTACCAGGCCTTCGTCGAGGCGGGCGGCCTGTACGATCCCGCGGTCGCCGCGCGGCTGCGGCAGCACATCTTCTCGATCGGCAACACGATGGATCCCGCCGACGCGTACCGTGCCTTTCGGGGACGGGATCCGCGGATCGAGGCGCTGATGGCGAAGCGCGGGTTCAGCACGATTACGCCTTAA
- the ccmA gene encoding heme ABC exporter ATP-binding protein CcmA, whose product MHTGHPERAMHLSGLGKRFGARWVLRGVTLEVARGEAVGLLGANGSGKSTILRILGTLLNPTVGSATVDGLDIVRDASAVRGRVGYLAHTMGLYDDLTARENLRFAADMLGLGYAAVEESLERVGLTNVAGDRVRGFSAGMQRRLGIARLILRAPRILLLDEPYSNLDAEGIDLMNSILGEVVRSGGAALVALHELAPARGILARTVSLVDGRIEPVSQALAAGEWTGPISVVR is encoded by the coding sequence ATGCATACCGGCCATCCCGAGCGCGCGATGCACCTGAGCGGCCTGGGCAAACGCTTCGGCGCGCGCTGGGTGCTGCGCGGCGTGACGCTCGAGGTAGCGCGCGGCGAGGCCGTGGGCCTGCTGGGCGCCAACGGCAGCGGCAAGAGCACGATCCTGCGAATCCTCGGGACGCTGCTGAATCCGACCGTCGGCAGCGCGACCGTCGACGGGCTCGACATCGTCCGCGACGCGAGCGCGGTGCGTGGCCGCGTCGGGTACCTCGCGCACACCATGGGGCTGTACGACGATCTCACCGCGCGCGAGAACCTTCGCTTCGCGGCGGACATGCTGGGGCTGGGTTACGCCGCCGTCGAGGAGAGTCTCGAACGCGTCGGCCTGACCAATGTCGCGGGCGACAGGGTGCGTGGATTCTCCGCGGGAATGCAGCGGCGGCTCGGGATCGCCCGCCTGATCCTGCGCGCTCCGCGCATCCTGCTGCTGGACGAGCCGTACAGCAATCTCGACGCGGAAGGCATCGACTTGATGAACTCCATTCTCGGCGAAGTCGTGCGCTCGGGCGGGGCCGCGCTCGTCGCGCTCCACGAGCTGGCTCCCGCGCGCGGAATTCTCGCGCGCACCGTGAGCCTCGTCGATGGGCGGATCGAGCCCGTGAGTCAAGCGCTCGCTGCCGGCGAGTGGACGGGACCGATCTCGGTGGTGCGCTGA
- a CDS encoding ChaN family lipoprotein — protein MLSFARPVLVALLVGSAGCIPAVAPIATAPRPAARYRVVATDARRETTFERMAVRLSGAKVVFFGEQHDDPRTHAAEVELLHALARSGRPVIVSLEMFERDVQGALDDYLAGRITEADFLARSRPWPRYATDYRGLVELAKARGWRVLAANVPRPMASAVGRAGLSVLDTLSVPGRSHAARELSCPNDDYRARFLAETRSHSAGSGPAPQPGDTLPTAVAERFYLAQCVKDETMAESIVAALRRAPRNAIAVHYNGSFHSDYGHGVAERVARREPRWKLAVVTAVPARDPALAPVAPNAGRADFLIFTRRD, from the coding sequence ATGCTCTCATTCGCCCGACCCGTCCTTGTAGCTCTGCTGGTGGGGTCGGCCGGGTGCATTCCTGCCGTGGCGCCGATCGCGACCGCGCCCAGGCCCGCCGCGCGCTATCGCGTCGTGGCTACCGACGCGCGGCGGGAAACGACGTTCGAGCGGATGGCCGTGCGTCTGAGCGGCGCCAAGGTGGTCTTCTTCGGCGAGCAGCACGACGATCCGCGGACGCACGCGGCCGAAGTCGAGCTGCTGCACGCGCTCGCGCGGTCCGGGCGGCCGGTGATCGTCTCGCTGGAGATGTTCGAGCGGGACGTCCAGGGCGCGCTCGACGATTATCTGGCGGGGCGGATCACCGAGGCGGATTTTCTCGCCCGCTCGCGGCCGTGGCCGCGCTACGCCACGGACTACCGCGGTCTCGTCGAGCTGGCCAAGGCGCGCGGCTGGCGGGTGCTCGCGGCCAACGTGCCGCGGCCCATGGCGTCGGCGGTGGGCAGGGCGGGGCTGAGCGTGCTGGACACCCTGTCGGTCCCGGGCCGGTCCCACGCGGCGCGCGAGCTGTCGTGCCCGAACGACGATTACCGCGCGCGCTTTCTGGCGGAGACCCGGTCGCACAGCGCCGGATCCGGACCGGCGCCGCAGCCGGGCGACACGCTGCCGACTGCGGTCGCCGAGCGATTTTACCTCGCGCAGTGCGTCAAGGATGAGACGATGGCGGAGTCGATCGTGGCCGCGCTGCGGCGCGCTCCGCGCAACGCGATTGCCGTGCACTACAACGGCTCCTTTCACAGCGACTACGGACACGGAGTTGCGGAGCGGGTCGCGCGGCGCGAGCCGCGCTGGAAGCTGGCGGTCGTCACGGCGGTCCCCGCGAGAGATCCGGCCCTGGCGCCGGTCGCGCCGAACGCGGGCCGCGCCGACTTTCTGATCTTTACGCGCCGGGACTAG
- a CDS encoding trehalose-6-phosphate synthase: MRLSLRFVIPLLLTVAALAYLVMPLADRLTLRWFMNDMDIRATLIANTIDEPVATLVALEDSVRIRQFFTRITQDERLYAMALCAAPSSAPVTTGPLPSEINCANLEGLATPARRIVQAEQGPLLVSVRPLTADGSAVAARVVIVQDMAYITRRSEETKRYLFYFFVGLGVLVSIVTVVIAQLSWRGWIQGLRALMRGEGLLRPATDNESAELRPIADDLRALIRDLEAEHQLRDAEQLAWTPETLRGILDRELHGQDIIVVSNREPYIHVRKGDSIVVQRPASGVVTAIEPIMRACSGTWIAHGSGTADHEVVDSRDRIGVPLDRPEYQLRRVWLSKKEEDGYYYGFANEGLWPLCHISHVRPTFRADDWRQYQIVNERFADAVADEAKSPDPIVLIQDYHFALLPRMIRRRLPAATIITFWHIPWPNPEAFAICPWRMELLDGLLGSSILGFHTQFHCNNFVDTVDRVLEARADRETFSVSYKGKTTAVRRYPISVAWPPPAGLLGKPVPECRTAVRARHGLPENQLLGIGIDRLDYTKGIEERFRAVERLFELHPHWVGKFTFLQIAAPTRAKIGHYREYDARVREMAASINIKFGGGAPAIVLAVEHHEPDSVFEHYRAADVCFVSSLHDGMNLVAKEFVASRDDLGGVLVLSQFTGASRELPEALIVNPYDADQCAAALHAALTMTPSMQRARMQLMRGLVQEFNVFRWAGRMLMDAATIRRRVRLLDTQKADRIERRDHSRSIPAMNADEG, translated from the coding sequence GTGAGACTATCCCTCCGGTTCGTAATACCGCTCCTGCTCACGGTGGCGGCGCTCGCCTATCTCGTCATGCCGCTCGCGGACCGCCTGACGCTCCGCTGGTTCATGAACGATATGGACATCCGCGCGACCCTGATCGCGAACACGATCGACGAGCCGGTCGCCACCCTGGTCGCCCTGGAAGACTCGGTGAGAATCCGCCAGTTCTTCACGCGGATCACGCAGGACGAGCGGCTGTACGCCATGGCTCTCTGCGCGGCGCCGAGCTCCGCGCCAGTGACCACCGGGCCGCTTCCGAGCGAGATCAACTGCGCGAACCTGGAAGGACTGGCGACTCCCGCGCGACGCATCGTCCAGGCTGAGCAGGGGCCGCTCCTGGTCTCGGTTCGACCGCTCACGGCCGACGGATCCGCCGTGGCCGCCCGCGTCGTGATCGTGCAGGACATGGCCTACATCACGCGGCGGAGCGAGGAGACCAAGCGCTACCTGTTCTACTTCTTCGTCGGCCTGGGCGTGCTCGTCTCCATCGTGACCGTCGTGATCGCGCAGCTGAGCTGGCGCGGCTGGATCCAGGGCCTGCGGGCGCTGATGCGCGGTGAGGGGCTGCTGCGTCCGGCCACGGACAACGAGAGCGCGGAGCTCCGGCCCATCGCGGACGATCTTCGCGCGCTGATCCGCGACCTGGAGGCCGAGCATCAGCTGCGGGACGCCGAGCAGCTGGCATGGACGCCGGAGACCCTGCGCGGAATTCTCGATCGGGAGCTGCATGGCCAGGACATCATCGTGGTGTCGAACCGCGAGCCGTACATCCACGTACGGAAAGGAGATTCGATCGTGGTGCAGCGTCCCGCGAGCGGCGTGGTCACCGCGATCGAGCCGATAATGCGCGCGTGCTCGGGAACCTGGATCGCGCACGGCAGCGGCACCGCCGACCATGAAGTCGTGGACAGCCGCGACCGCATCGGCGTGCCGCTGGATCGTCCCGAGTACCAGCTGCGCCGCGTGTGGCTGTCGAAGAAAGAGGAGGATGGCTACTACTACGGCTTCGCGAACGAGGGATTATGGCCGCTGTGCCACATCTCGCACGTGCGCCCCACGTTCCGCGCGGACGATTGGCGGCAGTATCAGATCGTGAACGAGAGGTTCGCCGACGCCGTCGCCGACGAAGCGAAGTCGCCCGATCCGATCGTGCTGATCCAGGACTATCACTTCGCTCTGCTGCCGCGAATGATCCGGCGGAGACTGCCGGCGGCTACCATCATCACGTTCTGGCACATCCCCTGGCCGAATCCGGAAGCCTTCGCGATCTGCCCCTGGCGCATGGAGCTGCTGGACGGCCTGCTCGGCAGCAGCATCCTCGGCTTCCACACGCAGTTCCATTGTAACAACTTCGTCGACACGGTCGACCGGGTGCTCGAGGCGCGCGCTGACCGCGAGACGTTCAGCGTCTCCTACAAGGGAAAGACGACGGCCGTCAGGCGGTATCCGATCTCCGTGGCGTGGCCGCCGCCCGCGGGGCTGCTCGGCAAGCCGGTGCCGGAGTGCCGCACGGCGGTGCGCGCGCGCCACGGACTGCCGGAGAACCAGCTGCTCGGGATCGGAATCGACCGGCTCGATTACACGAAGGGCATCGAGGAGCGGTTCCGCGCGGTCGAGCGGCTGTTCGAGCTGCACCCTCACTGGGTGGGCAAGTTCACGTTTCTGCAGATCGCGGCGCCGACCCGCGCGAAGATCGGGCACTACCGGGAGTACGACGCGCGCGTCCGCGAGATGGCCGCCTCGATCAACATCAAGTTCGGGGGCGGGGCTCCCGCGATCGTGCTCGCGGTGGAGCATCACGAGCCGGACAGCGTCTTCGAGCATTACCGCGCGGCCGACGTTTGCTTCGTGAGCAGTCTGCACGACGGAATGAACCTGGTGGCGAAGGAGTTCGTGGCCTCCCGCGACGACCTCGGGGGAGTGCTCGTGCTCAGCCAGTTCACCGGCGCGTCGCGGGAGCTGCCCGAGGCGCTGATAGTGAATCCGTACGACGCGGACCAGTGCGCGGCGGCGCTCCACGCGGCGCTGACGATGACGCCCAGCATGCAGCGGGCGCGCATGCAGCTCATGCGCGGACTCGTGCAGGAGTTCAACGTGTTCCGCTGGGCCGGGAGGATGCTCATGGACGCCGCGACGATACGGCGCCGCGTGCGGCTGTTGGACACGCAGAAGGCGGATCGCATCGAGCGCCGGGACCACAGCCGCTCGATCCCGGCGATGAACGCTGATGAAGGCTGA
- a CDS encoding heme exporter protein CcmB, with the protein MAWRDDWRRVRAIARKDVTTELRAKAGFNSVASLGVTILILLGLALGPDAQALRDAAVGAVWLALLFSGVLAFNRSFQVELESGALEPLLQYPGPRWTIFAGKLLGNLIFLTLMVAIVVAVGVVLFSVRIPSRWPTLLGVLALGVIGLVVLGTFYASMASRSRAREVLLPLLLFPMLVPVLVAATTASKALLGADLMHDADAWIRLLAAYDVIFLIATFLAFEHVIEA; encoded by the coding sequence ATGGCGTGGCGCGACGACTGGCGGCGGGTTCGCGCCATCGCGCGAAAGGACGTGACTACCGAGCTGCGCGCGAAGGCGGGGTTCAACAGCGTCGCATCGCTCGGTGTGACGATCCTGATCCTGCTCGGGCTCGCGCTCGGCCCCGACGCGCAGGCGCTCCGGGACGCGGCGGTCGGTGCTGTCTGGCTCGCCCTGCTGTTCTCCGGCGTGCTCGCGTTCAACCGGTCGTTTCAGGTCGAGCTGGAGAGCGGCGCGCTCGAGCCGCTGCTGCAGTATCCCGGACCGCGCTGGACGATCTTCGCCGGCAAGCTCCTCGGCAACCTGATCTTCCTGACGCTCATGGTCGCGATAGTCGTGGCCGTCGGCGTCGTTCTGTTTAGCGTCCGGATACCGTCCAGGTGGCCCACGTTGCTGGGCGTGCTCGCGCTCGGAGTTATAGGTTTGGTGGTGCTGGGCACCTTCTACGCGTCGATGGCGAGCCGCAGCCGCGCCCGGGAGGTGTTGCTCCCGCTGCTGCTCTTCCCGATGCTGGTGCCCGTGCTCGTCGCGGCGACCACGGCGTCGAAAGCGCTGCTCGGGGCCGATCTGATGCACGACGCGGACGCCTGGATCCGGCTGCTAGCCGCGTACGACGTGATCTTCCTGATAGCCACGTTCCTCGCCTTCGAACATGTCATTGAGGCCTGA
- a CDS encoding cytochrome c maturation protein CcmE — translation MKRAWVLGGGAVIIGVFAWLLFGGLEKNMVFFLTPQELLAKGTEGVGVPVRLGGQVKPGSVKWDAQALDLRFTVTDGGGEMPVRSTGAPPQMFRDGMGVIVEGRVGTGGVFEASNLMVKHSNEYRAPKPGEEAHEKYRTLIQQSSTP, via the coding sequence ATGAAGCGCGCATGGGTGCTGGGCGGCGGGGCCGTGATAATCGGCGTATTCGCCTGGCTGCTGTTTGGCGGTCTCGAGAAGAACATGGTTTTCTTTCTGACGCCCCAGGAGCTGCTCGCGAAAGGCACGGAAGGCGTCGGCGTTCCCGTCCGACTCGGCGGGCAGGTGAAGCCCGGCTCGGTGAAGTGGGACGCGCAGGCGCTCGACCTGCGCTTCACGGTGACCGACGGCGGCGGTGAGATGCCCGTACGCTCGACCGGCGCTCCGCCGCAGATGTTCCGCGACGGCATGGGCGTGATCGTCGAGGGGCGCGTGGGCACGGGCGGCGTGTTCGAAGCTTCGAACCTGATGGTGAAGCACTCGAACGAGTACCGCGCGCCGAAGCCCGGCGAGGAAGCGCACGAGAAGTACAGGACGCTCATCCAGCAGTCTTCCACGCCGTGA
- the ccsA gene encoding cytochrome c biogenesis protein CcsA — protein MPTNDQSLDTRLPRRTGIWLAFASFAVLGAAQAYSIRNSPAEGDMGHLQKIMYVHVPAAWMTFLAFFVVLVFSVLYLWRRRETDDLIAASAAEVGAVFNGLTLALGMIWGRPTWGVWWTWDARLTSTLVLFLIFVGYLALRGFVDDAGQRARWSAAVGIIGAINVPIVYMSVMWWRTLHQQPSSPSTLDPAYTLGLRLNAIALLLVMIYFIRKRYEIARLELAAEQTAQAAAMGGR, from the coding sequence ATGCCCACCAACGATCAATCACTCGATACACGCTTACCGCGCCGCACCGGGATCTGGCTCGCGTTCGCAAGCTTCGCCGTGCTCGGCGCGGCTCAGGCCTATTCCATTCGCAATTCGCCCGCCGAAGGCGACATGGGGCATCTGCAGAAGATCATGTACGTGCACGTGCCCGCCGCGTGGATGACCTTCCTCGCGTTCTTCGTGGTGCTCGTGTTCAGCGTGCTCTACCTGTGGCGCCGCAGGGAGACCGACGACCTGATCGCCGCCTCGGCCGCGGAGGTCGGAGCGGTATTCAACGGCCTCACCCTGGCGCTCGGAATGATCTGGGGGCGGCCGACGTGGGGGGTGTGGTGGACGTGGGACGCGCGGCTGACTTCCACGCTCGTGCTGTTCCTGATCTTCGTCGGCTACCTGGCGCTGCGCGGATTCGTGGACGACGCCGGGCAGCGCGCCCGCTGGAGCGCCGCCGTGGGGATCATCGGAGCCATCAACGTGCCGATAGTGTACATGTCGGTCATGTGGTGGCGGACGCTGCATCAGCAGCCGTCGAGCCCGTCCACGCTCGACCCGGCCTACACGCTGGGCCTGCGGCTGAATGCGATCGCGCTGCTGCTGGTGATGATCTACTTCATTCGCAAGCGCTACGAGATAGCCCGCCTCGAGCTGGCGGCCGAGCAGACGGCCCAGGCGGCCGCCATGGGAGGAAGGTGA
- a CDS encoding nuclear transport factor 2 family protein, which yields MIAYLRGRHVDTQPRTGIVMKRLLLWCAALGALGCAAAGTGARSTGTTAVSAADRDAVVAAVQSLFDAMRARDTAAIKTAFAPNAQLVSIRSTPGAPPRVNVLSVPAFAASIGRATDALVERMWDPRVEVAGDIASLWAPYDFRRGSTFSHCGHDAAHLVRTAEGWKIAAITYTVTTAGCITP from the coding sequence ATGATCGCGTATCTTCGCGGGCGGCACGTCGACACGCAACCTCGAACGGGGATCGTCATGAAGAGACTGCTGCTGTGGTGCGCCGCGCTCGGCGCGCTGGGCTGTGCCGCCGCGGGCACCGGCGCGCGATCGACAGGCACGACCGCCGTTTCGGCCGCCGACAGAGACGCCGTCGTCGCCGCGGTCCAGTCGCTATTCGACGCGATGCGCGCGCGCGACACCGCGGCAATCAAAACCGCGTTCGCGCCGAACGCGCAGCTCGTCTCCATCCGGAGCACACCGGGGGCGCCGCCGCGGGTGAACGTGCTCTCCGTGCCCGCGTTCGCGGCATCAATCGGCCGCGCGACGGACGCGCTCGTGGAGCGGATGTGGGATCCGCGCGTCGAGGTCGCGGGAGACATCGCTTCGCTGTGGGCCCCGTATGACTTCCGCAGAGGAAGCACCTTCAGCCACTGCGGCCACGACGCCGCGCATCTTGTCCGTACGGCCGAGGGCTGGAAGATCGCCGCGATCACATACACAGTCACGACCGCGGGGTGCATTACGCCCTGA